The Tatumella ptyseos genome segment GACTCTGCCAGAGAAAAAATATGTCTGCCGAACGTGTCGAACCGACTGAAAACCCGTCACCCGCTCCGCGTAGCGAGTTAATCTTTCCGCTGGAAGCTCGTCCTCCGCTTCCACAAGCCATATTTGCCGCCTTACAACACTTACTCGCCATGTTCGTGGCAGTGATTACGCCAGCACTTCTCATCTGTAAGGGCTTAAATTTACCGGCTGAAGACACACGACATATTCTCAGTATGTCGCTGTTTGCTTCCGGTATTGCCTCTTTATTACAGATTAAGACTTGGGGGCCCATCGGCTCAGGCTTATTATCGGTGCAGGGCACTAGCTTTAACTTTGTCTCACCACTGATCATGGGTGGACTGGCCTTAAAACAAGGCGGGGCAGACACCTCTCATATGATGGCGGCGCTCTTCGGTACACTGATGCTCGCCTCCTGTACCGAAATGATCATTTCACGCATACTCCCTTACGTTCAGCGAGTTATTACCCCATTAGTCTCGGGGATTGTGGTGATGATTATCGGCCTTTCACTGATACAGGTTGGCTTGACCTCTGTCGGGGGGGGATTCAGCGCGATGGCTAACCATAGTTTCGGATCACCAACCAATTTGCTGCTAGCCGGTGTCGTGTTGTTGACCATCATCTTGCTTAATCGCCAAAAAAATCCTTATCTAAGAATTGCCGCGCTTTTTATTGCCATGCTAATCGGTTATATCCTTGCTTGGGCGATGGGGGTGCTACCGAGCGCATTACCGAGCGCAAGTCATCCACTCGTCATGTGGCCACAACCATTACGCTATGGCTTACAGATAGATTGGAATCTATTGCTCCCCCTCATGCTGGTCTTTATGGTGACCTCGCTGGAAACCATTGGAGATATTACTGCAACCTCTGATGTCTCAGAGCAACCCGTAAAAGGCCCGCTTTATATGCAGCGTCTTAAAGGTGGAGTCCTCGCTAACGGAATCAATAGCTGCGTTTCCGCACTGTTTAACACCTTTCCAAACTCTTGCTTCGGACAAAATAATGGGGTGATTCAACTGACCGGCGTCGCGAGCCGTTATGTCGGCTTCATTGTTGCGATAATGCTTATGCTGTTAGGGCTTTTTCCTGCGGTCAGTGATATTGTACAAAATATCCCCGAACCAGTACTCGGTGGTGCAACCTTGGTGATGTTTGGAACCATTGCGGCCTCAGGCGTGCGTATTGTGGCTCGGGAAACCTTAAATCGTCGCGCGATCATGGTGATGGCATTATCTTTAGGGATTGGATTAGGGGTTTCGCAACACCCAGAAATTCTTCAGTTTGCGCCTGAATGGCTACGTACACTCTTTTCCTCAGGTATCGCTGCAGGTGGTGTCACGGCTATCGTGTTAAATCTGATTTTGCCTCGCGAGGAATAAGTCAAATTATGCGACTGATTATTGATCCAGATAGTCAGTCGTCTTTATGCTCCTTGAGCTGACAGTGATTTTAAGGCATAACCTACCGTTCGCCCATCATTAGGAAACGTCGATGAAGTTACTCGTTAAATTGCTGCTCTCTCTCGTAGTACTGCTTATCGTGCTAGTAAGTCTCGGCTATGCCACCTTACGCAGCCATTGGGGAATCTCTGCAGCATGTCGCTGGATCAGTGATGCAACGCCTTACCATTTATCGATTGAGCGACTTTCCCATGACTGGTCGCACCCTTTAACTTTTACGATTGATAAAGTCACCTTCGGCGAAGATGGCCAACCGGCATTACTTATTGCCGGTAAGCTTTCCTTATCATTTACCCCTCGCCAGTTTTTCAATCCCGCACACTTTTCACAGATTACGGTTCAACAAGGCACACTGATCCTGAGTAATTTAACCCCTGACGCGACACTCCCAATCAGCGCCGATCGCTTAGCGCTTCAGGAGGTAAAATTATTAAACCCTTATCCAACCAATTGCCTCTCTGCGACGCGTATCAACGGGATATTATCGCCTTGGGTGCCAAGTCAACAGGCAGTACTCGGGAAAAGGTTTAGTTTTTCTTTCGCGGCGGAAGGTGTACATGTCGCGCATCAACAGTTCGATAAGCTGGTTGCTCAGGGCGATAAAGACTTACATCGTTTAAACGTGACGAAGCTATCGGGTGAAGTTGACCGTGGGACGTTCGAAGGACAATTAACGCGTTCAGAGGAAGGCCAGTGGTCAATTCCCCGACTACAACTTAATAATATTCGTTTTCAAACCGATAAACGGTTGGCTGATCTGATGGGAATAAACAATGTCACTCAGGTCACGGTAAAAGATCTAGCACTCAATCATCTCAGCATTGTAGGCCCAGACTGGGTTATCAATGACCTGAATATCAATGGTCAAAACCTTACCAATCACGCAATGTTCGCCGGCCACTTAACCGCTGATGCTGAGAGCATCATTCTTGGAATTGAAGAATGGTCCCAACCTCATCTAAAGCTGACGGCTACGCAGGGGAATATTACTCTCGACCAATTTGACGCAGGGTGGGCGAAAGGAACGGTCTCCGCCCAAGGCCAGTGGCAAAGCAAAACTGGCGCGATAAATGTCGATAAGTTATCGCTTAGCAATATTCGCTATACGCTGCCTGCCGGATGGCGTCAGTTTCTGACGACACCTCTCCCGCAGGCTATTCGCTCCCTCACACTGCATAATGTTAATGTAGATAACGGCCTATTCATTGATATCAACCCTGTCTATCCCTTCCAGATGACCGCGACACACATTACAGGCACTGAGTTAAAGATTGCACAACAACATCAGTGGGGGCTTTGGGCGGGGAATGCGGAGTACTATGCCGCTGCAGCAACGTTTAATCGCCAAGATGTGCGAGCGCTATGGTATAAACTCAATGCGACTCAGGACAGGTTGAGTATTGAAGATATTAAAGGATTAGTACAAGAAGGACCTGTGGTCGGCCGCTT includes the following:
- a CDS encoding uracil-xanthine permease family protein; protein product: MSAERVEPTENPSPAPRSELIFPLEARPPLPQAIFAALQHLLAMFVAVITPALLICKGLNLPAEDTRHILSMSLFASGIASLLQIKTWGPIGSGLLSVQGTSFNFVSPLIMGGLALKQGGADTSHMMAALFGTLMLASCTEMIISRILPYVQRVITPLVSGIVVMIIGLSLIQVGLTSVGGGFSAMANHSFGSPTNLLLAGVVLLTIILLNRQKNPYLRIAALFIAMLIGYILAWAMGVLPSALPSASHPLVMWPQPLRYGLQIDWNLLLPLMLVFMVTSLETIGDITATSDVSEQPVKGPLYMQRLKGGVLANGINSCVSALFNTFPNSCFGQNNGVIQLTGVASRYVGFIVAIMLMLLGLFPAVSDIVQNIPEPVLGGATLVMFGTIAASGVRIVARETLNRRAIMVMALSLGIGLGVSQHPEILQFAPEWLRTLFSSGIAAGGVTAIVLNLILPREE